A region of the Mycoavidus sp. HKI genome:
TATGCGGCTTGAAGAAGAACTCTCTGATGCGTTAGCGGCAACAGTTAAAATCAAATTAAAACGTAAAGGTCAAGGCCAGTTAACGATTGATTTTGGTGGACTTGATGCGCTTGAAGGCATTATTGAGCGTCTACGTGTTCATCAGGACTAGAGAGTTACAAAAACTTCTCTCTTGATTAAAAAATCACTTAATACAAAAACTTGAGCTCTGACACAGAATCGCTTACAATTGCCCGCGCTGTTTGTTTATAGCGTGCGATCTCGCTTATGCCAGCCTTGTAAAAGTGGCAAACAGATGAGGATCCTTTTGTTCTTCCGCTTAGCGGTTTAAATGAAGCGCTCAATGCGGATCACTCCATTCAAAGTTGTGCAGGCGCAAATAGCTTTGTCTGTTACGATGGCCGTGCTATTTGGAGCGTTTGCTAGTAAGCCAGGCAATGCCGTGCTATCTGCTTTAACCGGCGGAGCAATCGGCTGGATACCCGCTGCTTTGTTTGCATTGCGCTTAAGTACACGAGTATCGGCAGCAAGCTGGGTGGTGGGCGAGGTAATGAAGATTGGCCTGACCATTGCGATGTTTGTCGCAGCAGGGGTTTTTCTTCCCGCGATAAATTGGCTGGCTTTACTGGTGACTTACATTGTCGTGCTTAAAGTATATTGGGGCGCGCTGATTTTGCGGTGAAGGTAACGCAAATGCGGATAATCGCACAGAGAATTTTGTTGAATTGAGTTAAAAACGTAAATTTGAGATATGACGGCCGATACAGCAACTCATACCCTAAACCCCTCTGGGTACATTGGGCACCATCTGCAGAATTTTTCGAATAAGCCACAAACTTCAATTGTGGATTTTTCAGTATGGCATATAGATACCCTATTTTGGTCGGTGCTAATGGGTTTGGTTACGATTGGCGTGCTTTATTTTGCAGCGCGGCGTGCAACCAGTGGCGTGCCATCCCGCTTCCAGTGTGCTATTGAAATTCTGGTTGAGATGGTCGAAAGCCAATCGAAATCAATGATTCATGGTAGCCGCCGCTTTATTGCGCCACTTGCCTTAACGGTATTTCTTTGGGTCGCGCTGATGAATGCGCTAGATTTGCTGCCCGTTGATTTACCAGCGAAAATAATTGGCTGGCTTGGCTTAGCCAGCGTGATTCCTAATCACCGTATTGTCCCGACCGCTGATCTAAATGCGACCTTAGGGATCGCCCTAGGGGTATTGCTTTTAATGTTGTATTACAGTGTTAAAGTAAAAGGTGTGGGTGGCTTTACACGTGAACTGCTGTCGGCGCCTTTCGGTAAGCACCCTGCACTATGGCCTTTTAACTTATTGCTCAATGTTATTGAATATCTTGCTAAGACCATTTCACTGGGTATGCGGCTCTTTGGCAATATGTATGCTGGAGAGTTGTTGTTCTTGT
Encoded here:
- a CDS encoding ATP synthase subunit I; amino-acid sequence: MKRSMRITPFKVVQAQIALSVTMAVLFGAFASKPGNAVLSALTGGAIGWIPAALFALRLSTRVSAASWVVGEVMKIGLTIAMFVAAGVFLPAINWLALLVTYIVVLKVYWGALILR
- the atpB gene encoding F0F1 ATP synthase subunit A produces the protein MTADTATHTLNPSGYIGHHLQNFSNKPQTSIVDFSVWHIDTLFWSVLMGLVTIGVLYFAARRATSGVPSRFQCAIEILVEMVESQSKSMIHGSRRFIAPLALTVFLWVALMNALDLLPVDLPAKIIGWLGLASVIPNHRIVPTADLNATLGIALGVLLLMLYYSVKVKGVGGFTRELLSAPFGKHPALWPFNLLLNVIEYLAKTISLGMRLFGNMYAGELLFLLIALLGSLWSFGLDASIFGFVGHVLAGSLWAIFHILVVLLQAFIFMMLTLVYLGQAHDSH